In a genomic window of Scyliorhinus torazame isolate Kashiwa2021f chromosome 5, sScyTor2.1, whole genome shotgun sequence:
- the LOC140422345 gene encoding uncharacterized protein, giving the protein MEKPWKCGDCGKGFRVPSQLDVHRRSHTGERPFTCSVCGKGFTQLYTLQTHQRVHTGERPFTCSVCGKGFTVLCTLQTHQRVHTGERPFTCSQCEKGFTNLSILRSHQRVHTGERPFSCSQCEKEFAQLSNLRKHQRVHTGARPFTCSQCGKGFTQLSNLRKHQRVHTGERPFSCSQCEKEFAQLPNLRTHQRVHTGERPFSCSKCAKEFAQLSSLQSHQRVHTE; this is encoded by the coding sequence atggagaaaccgtggaaatgtggggactgtgggaagggattcagagtcccatctcagctggacgttcatcgacgtagtcacactggggagaggccgttcacctgctctgtgtgtgggaagggattcactcaattatacaccctgcagacacaccagcgagttcacactggggagaggccgttcacctgctctgtgtgtgggaagggattcactgtgttatgcaccctgcagacgcaccagcgagttcacactggggagaggccattcacctgctctcagtgtgagaagggattcactaattTATCCATCCTGcgaagtcaccagcgagttcacactggggagaggccgttcagctgctctcagtgtgagaaggaattcgctcagttatccaacctgcggaaacatcagcgagttcacactggggcaaggccgttcacctgctctcagtgtgggaagggattcactcagttatccaacctgcggaaacatcagcgagttcacactggggagaggccgttcagctgctctcagtgtgagaaggaattTGCTCAGTTACCAAacctgcggacacatcagcgagttcacactggggagaggccgttcagctgctctaAGTGTGCGAAggaattcgctcagttatccagcctgcagtcacaccagcgagttcacactgagtag